A genome region from Pseudomonas sp. N3-W includes the following:
- a CDS encoding SDR family NAD(P)-dependent oxidoreductase, which produces MNIDLSGKTALITGSTQGIGFAIAKGLALSGAEVVINGRKQDAVEAAVSQLHKLLPSASVRGIAADVGSAAGCKAMVAALPQVDILVNNVGIYGPQDFFETEDDVWEKFFEVNVMSGVRLSRAYLQGMEKNGWGRVVFISSESALNIPADMIHYGFTKTSNLSISRGLAKRMAGTGVTVNAVLPGPTLSDGLRDMLKEQQQQSGEPMEKVAADFVMANRPSSIIQRAASMEEVANMVVYVASPQASATTGAALRVDGGVVDTIA; this is translated from the coding sequence ATGAACATTGACCTGTCCGGCAAAACCGCCCTCATTACCGGTTCCACCCAAGGCATCGGTTTTGCCATCGCCAAAGGCCTTGCGCTGTCCGGTGCCGAGGTGGTGATCAACGGCCGCAAGCAGGACGCGGTGGAGGCCGCTGTCAGTCAACTGCACAAACTGCTGCCGTCCGCCAGCGTGCGCGGGATTGCCGCCGATGTCGGCAGCGCGGCGGGGTGCAAGGCGATGGTCGCCGCCCTGCCCCAGGTCGATATTCTGGTGAACAACGTGGGCATTTACGGCCCGCAGGATTTTTTCGAGACTGAAGATGACGTCTGGGAGAAATTCTTCGAAGTCAATGTGATGTCCGGCGTAAGACTGTCGCGCGCCTATCTGCAAGGCATGGAGAAAAACGGCTGGGGCCGAGTGGTGTTCATCTCGTCGGAATCGGCGCTGAACATTCCGGCGGACATGATTCATTACGGGTTTACCAAGACGTCCAACCTGTCGATTTCCCGTGGCCTGGCCAAGCGCATGGCCGGCACCGGGGTTACGGTGAATGCAGTGCTGCCGGGGCCGACTCTGTCCGATGGGCTGCGCGACATGCTCAAGGAGCAGCAACAACAGTCCGGTGAGCCGATGGAAAAAGTCGCGGCGGACTTTGTCATGGCCAATCGTCCGAGTTCGATTATCCAGCGGGCGGCGAGCATGGAAGAAGTGGCGAATATGGTGGTGTATGTGGCGTCGCCTCAAGCATCCGCTACTACGGGCGCCGCGTTGCGGGTGGATGGCGGCGTCGTGGACACCATCGCCTGA
- a CDS encoding ATP-binding protein yields the protein MTAICRTLLGVLLLLALPASAEPLALLSRAAESSVNPALTATQRQWLAHKTELRIGAYLPDRPPLDMTANQKDYEGLSADYLDVLARGLGVRLQVNRYDSQALALAALQRGDVDLVPRTNHLEENYADLILSAPYAYDQAVLISQFGTHWPNDRPPAGTTVLFDPDWVQQERVAALFPDLQVQSVRSTEQGLGLVAYGTGNVLLTDAISAQYLLEQRYQQSLKQTIQRDSEGLGFSFAIQRHNAQLLTLLNTVLSNISPAERAVIARRWGIGANPKLGYSRLQLTPAEQQWIKDHPTVDVLANDLYSPFSFFNAQGQLRGMAADLLEMINDRTGLVFNPGKITSVDAMISRVQRNPVSIIGALTYSADRESTLAFSRPYLVNPYVLVTRVQPEHPGLVGLKGQRVAIIKGSAAQNWLAREWPDVRQVTVDAPIETYELLAEGQVEGVIQPQLGASYLIDRYFRGRLQIDSVIGAPPALIAFASGQQNAELISILNKALLDIRPDEFTDLVNRWQNTQESEGGWNAYKSWFYKAGAATLMVLLAILAWNVGLRRQIAERLKAQKALNDQLVFMQVLVDGTPHPIYVRSREGLLLTCNRAYLRVMEVELDRVLNKGLAEADILPMADVHNYKRIHRATLASGEPSFDSFAMTVNGRHYHIYHWALPYRDSDGTMTGVIGGWIDLTEQQNLQHALHQAKDLAEAANRGKSHFLAVMSHEIRTPMSALVGVLELMRDGRPDAELIDIAQKSASGMMELIGEILDLSKIESGKFELRSGTCHPEHLVRTVIQGFASLARHKGVALEFVGPVADIAVELDSLRLRQILSNLISNAIKFTPQGTVTVELALVPADDIVQLRLTVRDTGIGMDEQQQQRLFQPYTQVGSSDTELQIGTGLGLAICRQLTELMGGQLTCTSTPGQGSCFTLRLNAAQAPGDAGVPSLPGGKQLPLPVRRILIVEDHEFNRVVLQRQLESLGMHVTCAENGLEGLRLWAREDFDYVITDCNMPQMNGDQMTRQLRETEVNTGRSPVHVLGLTANAQPLEIRRCLAAGMNDCLFKPVTRHVLEHYLHQAEAARLTSAPCFDIARVNDITAGDATLTRQLLSTVLRTNQEDFEALQGLYGAGDYRAMARCCHKILGSARIIHADMLISVCEQLEQGCQVTTDAAGLSPLVEAFIKQMTCLQQSIRASVHG from the coding sequence ATGACCGCGATCTGTCGGACATTGCTGGGCGTACTTCTGCTCCTCGCGCTACCGGCCTCTGCCGAGCCCCTTGCGCTGCTCAGCCGCGCCGCCGAAAGCAGCGTCAACCCGGCGCTGACGGCAACACAGCGGCAATGGCTGGCGCACAAGACCGAGCTGCGAATCGGTGCCTACCTGCCTGACCGCCCGCCACTGGACATGACCGCCAACCAGAAGGACTACGAAGGCCTGTCCGCCGATTATCTCGATGTGCTGGCACGCGGTCTGGGCGTGCGTTTGCAGGTCAATCGTTATGACAGCCAGGCATTGGCGCTGGCGGCGCTGCAACGCGGTGACGTCGATCTGGTGCCGCGCACCAACCACCTCGAAGAGAATTATGCCGACCTGATACTGAGCGCACCTTATGCCTACGATCAGGCGGTGCTGATCAGCCAGTTCGGCACGCATTGGCCCAATGATCGGCCGCCTGCCGGCACCACGGTGCTGTTCGACCCGGACTGGGTTCAGCAGGAACGGGTAGCCGCCTTGTTTCCCGACCTGCAAGTGCAGTCCGTACGTTCTACCGAGCAGGGACTGGGGCTGGTGGCCTATGGCACCGGCAATGTGCTGCTGACCGATGCGATTTCAGCGCAATACCTGCTGGAACAGCGCTATCAGCAAAGCCTCAAGCAAACCATCCAGCGCGACTCTGAGGGGCTGGGTTTCAGCTTTGCCATACAGCGACACAATGCTCAACTGCTGACGCTGCTCAACACCGTCCTGTCGAATATTTCCCCCGCCGAACGTGCCGTGATTGCCCGACGCTGGGGCATCGGCGCCAATCCGAAACTGGGTTACAGCCGACTGCAACTGACCCCCGCCGAACAACAGTGGATCAAGGACCACCCGACCGTCGACGTGCTGGCCAACGACTTGTACTCGCCGTTCAGCTTTTTCAACGCTCAGGGGCAGTTGCGGGGCATGGCCGCCGACTTGCTGGAAATGATCAATGATCGCACCGGGCTGGTGTTCAATCCGGGCAAAATCACCTCGGTCGACGCCATGATCAGCCGCGTGCAGCGCAATCCGGTCAGCATCATCGGTGCACTGACCTACAGCGCCGACCGCGAGTCCACGCTGGCGTTTTCCAGGCCCTATCTGGTCAATCCGTACGTACTGGTCACCCGCGTGCAGCCCGAACATCCGGGCCTGGTCGGTTTGAAAGGCCAGCGGGTGGCGATCATCAAGGGCTCGGCCGCGCAGAACTGGCTGGCACGCGAGTGGCCGGATGTCCGGCAAGTAACGGTCGATGCGCCCATCGAGACTTATGAATTGCTCGCCGAAGGCCAGGTCGAGGGCGTGATTCAGCCGCAACTGGGCGCCTCCTACCTGATAGACCGCTATTTCCGGGGCCGCCTGCAAATCGACTCAGTGATCGGCGCGCCACCGGCGCTGATCGCTTTTGCCAGTGGGCAGCAGAATGCCGAACTGATCTCGATCCTCAACAAGGCGCTGCTCGACATCCGTCCGGACGAGTTCACCGATCTGGTCAACCGCTGGCAGAACACCCAGGAAAGCGAGGGCGGCTGGAACGCCTACAAGAGCTGGTTCTACAAGGCCGGGGCGGCAACGCTGATGGTGCTGCTGGCGATTCTGGCGTGGAACGTCGGCTTACGCCGGCAAATCGCCGAGCGTCTCAAGGCGCAGAAAGCCTTGAACGATCAGTTGGTGTTCATGCAAGTGCTGGTGGACGGCACGCCGCATCCGATCTACGTGCGCAGCCGCGAAGGCCTGCTGCTGACCTGCAACCGCGCCTATTTGCGGGTGATGGAAGTCGAACTCGATCGCGTGTTGAACAAGGGGCTGGCCGAAGCGGACATCCTGCCCATGGCCGATGTTCACAACTACAAACGCATCCACCGCGCCACCCTCGCCAGCGGCGAGCCGTCGTTCGACAGCTTCGCCATGACCGTCAACGGCAGGCACTATCACATCTACCACTGGGCCCTGCCCTACCGCGACTCCGACGGCACCATGACCGGCGTCATTGGCGGCTGGATCGACCTCACCGAGCAGCAGAACCTGCAACATGCGCTGCATCAGGCCAAAGACCTGGCGGAAGCCGCCAACCGGGGCAAGAGTCACTTTCTGGCGGTAATGAGCCACGAAATCCGCACACCGATGAGCGCGCTGGTCGGCGTACTGGAGCTGATGCGCGACGGGCGCCCGGACGCCGAACTGATCGACATCGCGCAAAAGTCCGCCAGCGGCATGATGGAGCTGATCGGCGAGATTCTCGATCTGTCGAAAATCGAGTCGGGCAAGTTCGAACTGCGCAGTGGCACCTGTCACCCCGAACACCTGGTGCGCACGGTGATTCAGGGCTTTGCCAGCCTCGCCCGGCACAAAGGCGTGGCGCTGGAGTTCGTCGGCCCGGTCGCCGACATCGCCGTGGAGCTGGACTCGCTGCGCTTGCGGCAGATCCTGTCGAACCTGATCAGCAACGCCATCAAATTCACGCCTCAGGGCACCGTGACCGTTGAACTGGCGCTGGTGCCGGCTGACGACATCGTGCAATTGCGCCTGACGGTTCGCGACACGGGCATCGGTATGGACGAGCAGCAACAGCAGCGGCTGTTCCAGCCCTACACACAGGTCGGCAGCAGCGACACGGAACTGCAGATCGGCACCGGCCTGGGCCTGGCCATCTGTCGGCAATTGACCGAACTGATGGGTGGGCAACTGACTTGCACCAGCACGCCTGGGCAAGGCTCGTGTTTCACCCTGAGGCTGAATGCCGCCCAGGCGCCGGGCGATGCCGGTGTGCCATCACTCCCGGGCGGAAAACAGCTACCGCTGCCCGTGCGCAGGATTCTGATTGTCGAGGACCACGAGTTCAACCGGGTGGTGCTGCAGCGCCAGCTCGAATCGCTGGGCATGCACGTCACCTGCGCCGAGAACGGCCTGGAAGGCCTGCGATTGTGGGCTCGCGAGGACTTCGACTATGTGATCACCGACTGCAACATGCCGCAGATGAACGGCGATCAGATGACCCGCCAACTGCGCGAAACCGAGGTGAACACAGGGCGCTCGCCCGTTCACGTGCTGGGCCTGACTGCCAATGCGCAGCCGCTGGAAATCCGCCGTTGCCTGGCAGCGGGCATGAATGACTGCCTGTTCAAACCGGTCACCCGCCATGTGCTTGAGCATTACCTGCACCAGGCTGAAGCGGCGCGTCTGACCAGTGCGCCGTGCTTCGACATTGCCAGGGTCAACGACATCACCGCAGGCGATGCGACACTGACTCGTCAATTGCTGAGCACGGTGCTGCGTACCAACCAGGAAGACTTCGAAGCCTTGCAAGGTTTGTATGGCGCAGGCGACTACCGCGCAATGGCACGTTGCTGTCACAAGATCCTCGGCAGTGCACGAATCATCCACGCAGACATGCTCATCAGCGTTTGCGAACAGCTGGAACAGGGCTGTCAGGTCACCACCGATGCCGCCGGGCTGAGCCCGTTGGTAGAGGCCTTCATCAAGCAGATGACGTGCCTGCAACAGAGCATTCGGGCCAGTGTCCACGGCTGA
- the ampC gene encoding class C beta-lactamase, whose product MKFNRLVSYSAFGLFLGAGQCMAMAQTDAQLQALVDAAVTPVMQQQSVPGMAIALTVNGKAHYFNYGVASRENQQAVTRDTLFEIGSVSKTFTATLGGYALASGKLSLSDKASHVLPALRGSAFDNISVVQLGTYTAGGLPLQFPDAADHPDKMLGYFQQWKPVYPAGSHRQYSNPSIGLFGYLAAHSLGAPFDEAMANTLLPKLGLKHTYLHVPQDQLGLYAMGYDKADKPVHVDPGALDSEAYGVKTSASDMLRFVEANLKPAALEKPLQQAIALTHTGYYTVGDMTQGLGWERYSYPITLDKLLAGNSTPMAMEAHKVQWLTPPQPEPGNVLLNKTGSTGGFGTYVAFVPSKDIGIVIMANKNYPIPDRVKMAHQILGALSE is encoded by the coding sequence ATGAAATTCAACAGACTCGTGTCCTACAGTGCTTTCGGACTTTTTCTGGGTGCAGGCCAGTGCATGGCCATGGCACAGACGGACGCACAGTTGCAGGCGCTGGTAGACGCTGCCGTCACACCGGTCATGCAACAACAGAGCGTGCCTGGCATGGCGATCGCCCTGACCGTCAACGGCAAGGCGCATTACTTTAATTACGGCGTCGCCTCCAGGGAAAACCAGCAAGCCGTCACCCGCGACACGCTGTTTGAAATCGGCTCGGTCAGCAAAACCTTCACCGCCACCCTCGGCGGTTATGCCCTGGCCAGCGGCAAACTGTCTCTGTCGGACAAGGCCAGCCACGTCCTGCCGGCGCTGCGTGGCAGCGCTTTCGACAACATCAGCGTGGTGCAACTGGGCACCTACACCGCCGGCGGCCTGCCCCTGCAATTCCCCGATGCAGCGGATCATCCGGACAAGATGCTCGGCTATTTCCAACAATGGAAACCGGTGTACCCGGCCGGCTCCCATCGCCAGTATTCCAACCCGAGCATCGGGCTGTTCGGCTATCTGGCGGCCCACAGCCTGGGCGCGCCGTTTGATGAGGCGATGGCAAACACCCTGTTACCGAAACTCGGCCTGAAACACACGTATCTGCACGTGCCACAGGATCAGCTGGGGCTCTACGCCATGGGCTATGACAAGGCAGACAAGCCTGTACACGTCGATCCGGGAGCGCTGGATTCCGAGGCCTACGGGGTGAAAACCAGTGCATCAGACATGCTCCGGTTCGTCGAAGCGAACCTGAAACCGGCTGCGCTGGAAAAGCCTTTGCAGCAGGCGATTGCCTTGACTCACACCGGTTACTACACCGTCGGCGACATGACCCAGGGCCTGGGCTGGGAGCGCTACAGCTACCCGATCACCCTCGACAAATTGCTGGCCGGCAACTCGACGCCGATGGCCATGGAGGCGCACAAAGTCCAATGGCTGACGCCGCCGCAGCCTGAGCCTGGCAATGTGCTGCTCAATAAAACCGGATCGACCGGTGGTTTCGGTACGTACGTGGCGTTCGTGCCGAGCAAAGACATCGGCATCGTGATCATGGCCAACAAGAATTACCCGATTCCGGATCGGGTGAAGATGGCCCATCAGATTCTGGGGGCACTGAGCGAGTAA
- a CDS encoding LysR family transcriptional regulator, which yields MIRPQLPLNALRAFEASARHLSFTRAAVELCVTQAAVSHQVKSLEVQLNVTLFKRLPRGLMLTSEGETLLPVLRESFDRIAETLDRLEGGHYREVLTVGAVGTFAVGWLLPRLADFRAKHPFMDLRLSTHNNRVDVAAEGLDYAIRFGAGAWHGIEALRLIDAPLSVLCVPEIARQLKSPADLLQQTLLRSYRTDEWPEWFQAAGLATHAAPPQSIVFDSSLAMMEAALQGAGVALAPPLMFARQLAADAIRQPFAIEICTGSYWLTRLQSRPETAAMVAFKGWLLQATQTRWG from the coding sequence ATGATTCGGCCTCAACTACCGTTGAACGCACTGCGCGCCTTCGAAGCGTCGGCGCGGCATTTGAGCTTCACCCGGGCGGCGGTGGAGCTGTGCGTGACGCAGGCGGCGGTGAGCCATCAGGTCAAAAGCCTGGAGGTGCAACTTAACGTCACCCTGTTCAAACGCTTGCCCCGCGGCCTGATGCTGACCAGTGAAGGAGAAACCCTGCTGCCGGTGTTGCGCGAATCCTTCGATCGCATCGCCGAAACACTGGACAGGCTGGAAGGCGGACATTACCGCGAAGTGCTGACGGTGGGGGCGGTGGGGACATTTGCGGTGGGTTGGTTGTTGCCGCGACTGGCCGACTTTCGGGCGAAACATCCGTTCATGGATTTGCGCTTGTCGACCCATAACAACCGGGTGGACGTGGCGGCTGAAGGGCTGGATTACGCCATCCGTTTTGGCGCGGGAGCGTGGCACGGCATCGAGGCGTTGCGCTTGATCGATGCGCCGCTGTCAGTGTTGTGCGTGCCCGAGATCGCCCGGCAGCTGAAATCTCCGGCTGACCTGTTGCAGCAGACGTTGCTGCGTTCTTATCGCACTGATGAATGGCCGGAGTGGTTTCAGGCGGCGGGTTTGGCGACCCACGCCGCGCCGCCGCAAAGCATCGTGTTCGATTCGTCGCTGGCGATGATGGAAGCGGCGCTGCAAGGCGCAGGCGTGGCGTTGGCGCCGCCGCTGATGTTCGCTCGGCAACTGGCGGCGGATGCGATTCGCCAGCCGTTCGCGATTGAAATCTGCACGGGAAGTTATTGGCTGACGCGCTTGCAGTCACGGCCCGAAACGGCGGCGATGGTGGCGTTCAAGGGGTGGTTGTTGCAGGCAACACAAACCCGTTGGGGTTAA
- a CDS encoding response regulator transcription factor gives MKVLLVDDHAVVRMAVGMILAREGHEIVGECDNGVDALSKAFELKPDAIVLDLDIPQLDGMAVIDRLRIGGSPAHVLVHTGLKSQAYAAQCMRAGAAAFLSKVDDPVEIATALQAVASGKTWFPIGTFSSVRKSDFAQNDAQLLSGVSRRELKVLHDLAQGKSNKEIADDMLLSNKTVSTYKTRLMQKLNADTLLELIEFAKRNDLV, from the coding sequence ATGAAAGTGCTGTTGGTCGATGATCACGCGGTAGTACGCATGGCAGTCGGGATGATTCTGGCTCGCGAAGGCCATGAGATTGTCGGCGAGTGCGACAACGGCGTGGACGCTCTCAGCAAGGCTTTCGAGCTCAAGCCGGACGCCATTGTGCTGGACCTGGACATTCCGCAACTCGACGGCATGGCAGTGATCGACCGCTTGCGCATCGGCGGCAGCCCGGCGCATGTGCTGGTGCACACCGGCTTGAAAAGCCAGGCGTACGCGGCGCAATGCATGCGCGCCGGTGCGGCGGCGTTTCTGTCGAAAGTCGATGACCCGGTGGAAATCGCCACCGCGCTCCAGGCCGTCGCCAGCGGCAAGACCTGGTTCCCCATTGGCACCTTCAGCTCGGTGCGCAAAAGCGACTTCGCCCAGAACGACGCGCAGCTGCTGAGCGGCGTGTCGCGCCGTGAACTCAAAGTGCTGCACGATTTGGCCCAGGGCAAAAGCAACAAGGAAATTGCCGACGACATGTTGCTGAGCAACAAGACCGTCAGCACCTACAAAACCCGCCTGATGCAAAAACTCAACGCCGACACGCTGCTGGAGTTGATCGAGTTCGCCAAACGCAACGACCTGGTCTGA